Below is a window of Atribacterota bacterium DNA.
CTTTTTTATAACTCAGTTTTTACTATAAAGGAATAAATCAGAAGTATTACTCCAAAAGTAATTGCCATGTCTGCTATGTTAAGAATGCCAGTCCTTAAATTGCCTATTCCGAAATTAAGAAAATCTATGACTACTCCTTTATGGATGATGCGGTCGATCAGATTACTAAAACCACCACTGATTATCAAAGCCAGAGATAGATATGATAAAGCTGATAATGACTTAGAGGAGAAATAGTAAATTAAAAGAAGAAACAACATTACAGATACTAATATAGTAAAGACTAAGAATCTGAATTCATGAGAAAATGATGAGCCCATACTCAAAAAAGCACCTTCATTTTTTGCCAGTTGCAGTCTTATTGTATCTCCTAATAAACTGATTATTGTACCAGGTTTTATCAAAGATTTTGCAGCATATTTGCTGATTTGGTCAAATCCGATGCAAATAGCAGATATAAATATTATTAAGACTGTCTTGTTATGTAAAAACATAATTACCTTTTTGTTAAAATTATGGAATATAACTCTATTTTATAAATATTTTCCTACTTTCCATCTGTGAGAGTAGTCTCTAAAGCCTGTATTTGTATATATTACCATAGATATGAATAAATTAAACTGAAATAATATTTTTATAACCGGCAAACACCTCAGAAAGAGGGTGTTTCTAAAACATCTCAAACACCATTTGGTTATTTTTAAGACCTTGATTTAAAGGTACCTGGATGGTCATTAGCAAGGGTTTTTAAAGAGTTTTAATTATTTCTTAAAAAAAGTAATATATATCAAAGTATATAAATTATTATTGAAATAGAAAATAATGCTAATATTTAAGCAAGATAAAGCAGGATGGCAAAAAAGTGAGTTATACTCCCTCCCAGCACAAACAAATGCCAGATAGTATGGTGATAACGTATTTTTGGTGCCAAAAAAAAGAATACCCCGAATAAATATAAAAATCCCCCACCAACAATCCATAATAGCATATTTACGGGAACAGCTTTAAGTAATGGCTTGGTCGCTGAAATTATAAGTAGCCCCATAATCAGATATAGAAATACAGAAATAACTTGAGTCTTTTTAAATAATAATATTTTCATAAATATACCCATCAAGGCGATTCCCCACACTAAACCAAAAAGAGTCCATCCCCAGGAACCATGCAGGGAGATAAGGGTGATTGGAGTATAAGAGCCGGCAATTAGGAGAAATATTGCTGAATGGTCAAAAATCTGAAAGGTCTTTTTTGTTTTGTTCTCCGGTAAACCATGATAAATAGTTGACGCAAGGTAAAGAATCACCAGCGTTGAACCATAAATCGTAAAGCTTACTATATGCCAATAACTTCCTTTATGAAGAGCCATATCAAGAAGGATAAAAAGACCGATAATACTTAGCAGGGTTCCAATGCCATGGGTGATGGTATTTGCCTTTTCCTGATAAGCCATATTCATTGAGGCTATTTCTGCATTTTCAACACCCTTTTCAACTAAGTTATTTATGAAATTTTTGATTGTTAGCATTAATAGTTAATCTACCTTTTTGTTGAATTTTTATAACAAGTGAGAGGGGAAAATTATTTGTTATAAATATATATTGTAAATAAATAACCGAAAAAATTATATCACAAGAGTTGTCAACAGTAAAGATATAATCAAAGTCACTATGCCTTTCTATGACATGTAATAATAAGGGGCAAGCTATTTTAACCATCATCCATTATTAATAAGAATTTCGGGAATCTTTGTATTTCAGGCAAGATTTTTACGGTATTGATAACGAGAATTATGATCAAGAATTTTTTTTCTTAACCGTATACTGATTGGGGTTATTTCTATTAATTCATCGTCCTGTATAAATTCCAAAGCCTGTTCAAGAGTAAAATCCTTAGGTTTTTCTAAACGTAAAGCATCATCGGAACCGCTTGCCCGCATATTGGTAACATGTTTTTTCTTATTAACATTCACTTCCAGGTCGTTATCTCTTTTGTTTTCCCCAACAATCATTCCCTGATACACTTTAGTTGTCGGTCCAATAAATAAATTTCCCCTACCCTGGGCATTGTAAAGTCCGTATGTGCTGGAAATGCCATCTTCGAAGGCTATTAACA
It encodes the following:
- the lspA gene encoding signal peptidase II — its product is MFLHNKTVLIIFISAICIGFDQISKYAAKSLIKPGTIISLLGDTIRLQLAKNEGAFLSMGSSFSHEFRFLVFTILVSVMLFLLLIYYFSSKSLSALSYLSLALIISGGFSNLIDRIIHKGVVIDFLNFGIGNLRTGILNIADMAITFGVILLIYSFIVKTEL
- a CDS encoding hemolysin III family protein, which gives rise to MNMAYQEKANTITHGIGTLLSIIGLFILLDMALHKGSYWHIVSFTIYGSTLVILYLASTIYHGLPENKTKKTFQIFDHSAIFLLIAGSYTPITLISLHGSWGWTLFGLVWGIALMGIFMKILLFKKTQVISVFLYLIMGLLIISATKPLLKAVPVNMLLWIVGGGFLYLFGVFFFLAPKIRYHHTIWHLFVLGGSITHFFAILLYLA